One region of Populus trichocarpa isolate Nisqually-1 chromosome 4, P.trichocarpa_v4.1, whole genome shotgun sequence genomic DNA includes:
- the LOC18098379 gene encoding B3 domain-containing transcription factor VRN1 isoform X1, with protein sequence MGEGDGKPLMFVAKPPHFFKVILEDSLREGKLMLPQKFVTRYGMDLTNLARLKVLGEAWEIELKRCDGKVWLQKGWKEFAEYYSVACGHFLVFEYERNCDFHVLIFDNSATEIDYPLKNNRSEVPGRGLLKECTKDRGKENNSVEILDHFSPSRRTRKKSPLPCPRPHKMVRTYSTYETGTCSKLSTSVEVPPTGTWSRGMKLESSKTKAKLRCSVRGLDEEDSIRGGRGMLMARGQRLSYAGALANMRSLTCYEKAKALCRTSAFKSENPFFKVAMSPSYVHTGYKLSVPSSFARKYFTKNKGNVTLCVTDGRTWPVKYCNRTKSGVIFCHGWKAFAKDNKLAVGDFCVFELINVTEMSLKVVFFRLKDVESLLSSEDMGGANQVEPNKSLVAKPQSDWNSRDGAGISNPDDEHKPGEFEHSESRFEVEPDKFGKPELKNSSSVLVTRGSKTESKFISTHPFFKVVLRSYYLNRCFVSVPMSFVERYFKHKSQIVMLQVADRSWPVKLIIRWSQRQAILSAGWARFARENSLQVGHVCAFEIVKNGMLKVSISRSDR encoded by the exons ATGGGTGAAGGTGATGGTAAACCCTTGATGTTTGTGGCAAAACCACCCCATTTTTTCAAGGTAATTCTCGAGGATTCTCTTCGTGAAGGAAAGCTG ATGCTTCCACAAAAGTTTGTGACGAGATATGGGATGGATCTCACAAATCTGGCACGCCTTAAGGTCCTTGGTGAGGCTTGGGAAATTGAGTTGAAAAGGTGTGATGGTAAAGTTTGGCTGCAAAAGGGTTGGAAGGAATTTGCAGAGTATTACTCTGTAGCCTGCGGCCACTTCCTTGTTTTTGAATATGAAAGAAATTGTGATTTCCATGTCCTCATATTTGACAATAGTGCCACAGAGATAGATTATCCACTTAAGAACAACCGCAGTGAGGTGCCTGGTCGTGGACTGCTCAAAGAGTGCACGAAGGATAGAGGGAAAGAAAATAACTCGGTTGAAATCCTGGATCACTTTTCACCATCGcgaagaacaagaaagaaatcaCCATTACCATGTCCTCGGCCTCACAAGATGGTGAGAACCTATTCAACTTATGAAACTGGGACCTGTTCAAAGCTAAGCACTTCGGTGGAGGTTCCGCCTACAGGCACTTGGTCTAGGGGGATGAAACTAGAGAGTTCCAAGACGAAGGCAAAGTTGCGTTGTTCTGTCAGGGGACTTGATG AGGAAGATTCCATCAGAGGTGGTCGAGGCATGTTAATGGCTAGGGGTCAAAGATTATCGTATGCTGGGGCTCTTGCAAATATGCGATCACTGACATGCTATGAAAAAGCTAAAGCTCTATGCAGAACTAGTGCTTTCAAATCTGAAAATCCCTTCTTCAAGGTTGCCATGAGCCCATCATATGTTCATACTGGATATAAATTG AGTGTACCAAGCAGCTTTGCTCGGAAGTATTTCAccaaaaacaaaggaaatgtCACCCTTTGTGTTACAGATGGTAGAACCTGGCCGGTTAAGTACTGCAATCGCACAAAATCTGGAGTCATATTCTGTCATGGGTGGAAGGCATTTGCCAAGGACAATAAGCTGGCTGTTGGTGACTTTTGTGTCTTTGAACTGATTAATGTTACTGAAATGTCATTGAAAGTTGTGTTTTTCCGCCTGAAGGATGTAGAGAGTCTCCTGTCATCAG AAGATATGGGAGGAGCCAATCAAGTTGAACCAAATAAAAGCCTGGTAGCTAAACCTCAATCTGATTGGAATAGCAGAGATGGAGCTGGAATTTCTAACCCTGATGATGAACATAAACCTGGAGAATTTGAGCATTCTGAATCAAGATTTGAAGTTGAACCCG ACAAGTTTGGGAAACCTGAGCTAAAAAATAGTTCTTCTGTGCTGGTGACTCGAGGTTCCAAAACTGAGAGCAAATTCATCTCAACACATCCATTCTTCAAAGTTGTTCTACGGTCATATTATCTCAACAGATGCTTCGTG TCCGTGCCGATGAGCTTCGTTGAGAGGTACTTTAAGCACAAAAGTCAGATTGTTATGCTTCAAGTTGCAGATAGATCATGGCCTGTGAAGTTGATCATCCGTTGGTCTCAAAGACAAGCTATATTATCTGCCGGCTGGGCAAGATTTGCAAGAGAAAATTCTCTGCAGGTGGGACATGTTTGTGCCTTTGAGATTGTCAAGAATGGCATGCTGAAAGTTTCAATTTCCAGAAGTGATCGCTAA
- the LOC18098379 gene encoding B3 domain-containing transcription factor VRN1 isoform X3, with amino-acid sequence MGEGDGKPLMFVAKPPHFFKMLPQKFVTRYGMDLTNLARLKVLGEAWEIELKRCDGKVWLQKGWKEFAEYYSVACGHFLVFEYERNCDFHVLIFDNSATEIDYPLKNNRSEVPGRGLLKECTKDRGKENNSVEILDHFSPSRRTRKKSPLPCPRPHKMVRTYSTYETGTCSKLSTSVEVPPTGTWSRGMKLESSKTKAKLRCSVRGLDEEDSIRGGRGMLMARGQRLSYAGALANMRSLTCYEKAKALCRTSAFKSENPFFKVAMSPSYVHTGYKLSVPSSFARKYFTKNKGNVTLCVTDGRTWPVKYCNRTKSGVIFCHGWKAFAKDNKLAVGDFCVFELINVTEMSLKVVFFRLKDVESLLSSEDMGGANQVEPNKSLVAKPQSDWNSRDGAGISNPDDEHKPGEFEHSESRFEVEPDKFGKPELKNSSSVLVTRGSKTESKFISTHPFFKVVLRSYYLNRCFVSVPMSFVERYFKHKSQIVMLQVADRSWPVKLIIRWSQRQAILSAGWARFARENSLQVGHVCAFEIVKNGMLKVSISRSDR; translated from the exons ATGGGTGAAGGTGATGGTAAACCCTTGATGTTTGTGGCAAAACCACCCCATTTTTTCAAG ATGCTTCCACAAAAGTTTGTGACGAGATATGGGATGGATCTCACAAATCTGGCACGCCTTAAGGTCCTTGGTGAGGCTTGGGAAATTGAGTTGAAAAGGTGTGATGGTAAAGTTTGGCTGCAAAAGGGTTGGAAGGAATTTGCAGAGTATTACTCTGTAGCCTGCGGCCACTTCCTTGTTTTTGAATATGAAAGAAATTGTGATTTCCATGTCCTCATATTTGACAATAGTGCCACAGAGATAGATTATCCACTTAAGAACAACCGCAGTGAGGTGCCTGGTCGTGGACTGCTCAAAGAGTGCACGAAGGATAGAGGGAAAGAAAATAACTCGGTTGAAATCCTGGATCACTTTTCACCATCGcgaagaacaagaaagaaatcaCCATTACCATGTCCTCGGCCTCACAAGATGGTGAGAACCTATTCAACTTATGAAACTGGGACCTGTTCAAAGCTAAGCACTTCGGTGGAGGTTCCGCCTACAGGCACTTGGTCTAGGGGGATGAAACTAGAGAGTTCCAAGACGAAGGCAAAGTTGCGTTGTTCTGTCAGGGGACTTGATG AGGAAGATTCCATCAGAGGTGGTCGAGGCATGTTAATGGCTAGGGGTCAAAGATTATCGTATGCTGGGGCTCTTGCAAATATGCGATCACTGACATGCTATGAAAAAGCTAAAGCTCTATGCAGAACTAGTGCTTTCAAATCTGAAAATCCCTTCTTCAAGGTTGCCATGAGCCCATCATATGTTCATACTGGATATAAATTG AGTGTACCAAGCAGCTTTGCTCGGAAGTATTTCAccaaaaacaaaggaaatgtCACCCTTTGTGTTACAGATGGTAGAACCTGGCCGGTTAAGTACTGCAATCGCACAAAATCTGGAGTCATATTCTGTCATGGGTGGAAGGCATTTGCCAAGGACAATAAGCTGGCTGTTGGTGACTTTTGTGTCTTTGAACTGATTAATGTTACTGAAATGTCATTGAAAGTTGTGTTTTTCCGCCTGAAGGATGTAGAGAGTCTCCTGTCATCAG AAGATATGGGAGGAGCCAATCAAGTTGAACCAAATAAAAGCCTGGTAGCTAAACCTCAATCTGATTGGAATAGCAGAGATGGAGCTGGAATTTCTAACCCTGATGATGAACATAAACCTGGAGAATTTGAGCATTCTGAATCAAGATTTGAAGTTGAACCCG ACAAGTTTGGGAAACCTGAGCTAAAAAATAGTTCTTCTGTGCTGGTGACTCGAGGTTCCAAAACTGAGAGCAAATTCATCTCAACACATCCATTCTTCAAAGTTGTTCTACGGTCATATTATCTCAACAGATGCTTCGTG TCCGTGCCGATGAGCTTCGTTGAGAGGTACTTTAAGCACAAAAGTCAGATTGTTATGCTTCAAGTTGCAGATAGATCATGGCCTGTGAAGTTGATCATCCGTTGGTCTCAAAGACAAGCTATATTATCTGCCGGCTGGGCAAGATTTGCAAGAGAAAATTCTCTGCAGGTGGGACATGTTTGTGCCTTTGAGATTGTCAAGAATGGCATGCTGAAAGTTTCAATTTCCAGAAGTGATCGCTAA
- the LOC18098379 gene encoding B3 domain-containing transcription factor VRN1 isoform X4: MGEGDGKPLMFVAKPPHFFKVILEDSLREGKLMLPQKFVTRYGMDLTNLARLKVLGEAWEIELKRCDGKVWLQKGWKEFAEYYSVACGHFLVFEYERNCDFHVLIFDNSATEIDYPLKNNRSEVPGRGLLKECTKDRGKENNSVEILDHFSPSRRTRKKSPLPCPRPHKMVRTYSTYETGTCSKLSTSVEVPPTGTWSRGMKLESSKTKAKLRCSVRGLDEEDSIRGGRGMLMARGQRLSYAGALANMRSLTCYEKAKALCRTSAFKSENPFFKSVPSSFARKYFTKNKGNVTLCVTDGRTWPVKYCNRTKSGVIFCHGWKAFAKDNKLAVGDFCVFELINVTEMSLKVVFFRLKDVESLLSSEDMGGANQVEPNKSLVAKPQSDWNSRDGAGISNPDDEHKPGEFEHSESRFEVEPDKFGKPELKNSSSVLVTRGSKTESKFISTHPFFKVVLRSYYLNRCFVSVPMSFVERYFKHKSQIVMLQVADRSWPVKLIIRWSQRQAILSAGWARFARENSLQVGHVCAFEIVKNGMLKVSISRSDR; encoded by the exons ATGGGTGAAGGTGATGGTAAACCCTTGATGTTTGTGGCAAAACCACCCCATTTTTTCAAGGTAATTCTCGAGGATTCTCTTCGTGAAGGAAAGCTG ATGCTTCCACAAAAGTTTGTGACGAGATATGGGATGGATCTCACAAATCTGGCACGCCTTAAGGTCCTTGGTGAGGCTTGGGAAATTGAGTTGAAAAGGTGTGATGGTAAAGTTTGGCTGCAAAAGGGTTGGAAGGAATTTGCAGAGTATTACTCTGTAGCCTGCGGCCACTTCCTTGTTTTTGAATATGAAAGAAATTGTGATTTCCATGTCCTCATATTTGACAATAGTGCCACAGAGATAGATTATCCACTTAAGAACAACCGCAGTGAGGTGCCTGGTCGTGGACTGCTCAAAGAGTGCACGAAGGATAGAGGGAAAGAAAATAACTCGGTTGAAATCCTGGATCACTTTTCACCATCGcgaagaacaagaaagaaatcaCCATTACCATGTCCTCGGCCTCACAAGATGGTGAGAACCTATTCAACTTATGAAACTGGGACCTGTTCAAAGCTAAGCACTTCGGTGGAGGTTCCGCCTACAGGCACTTGGTCTAGGGGGATGAAACTAGAGAGTTCCAAGACGAAGGCAAAGTTGCGTTGTTCTGTCAGGGGACTTGATG AGGAAGATTCCATCAGAGGTGGTCGAGGCATGTTAATGGCTAGGGGTCAAAGATTATCGTATGCTGGGGCTCTTGCAAATATGCGATCACTGACATGCTATGAAAAAGCTAAAGCTCTATGCAGAACTAGTGCTTTCAAATCTGAAAATCCCTTCTTCAAG AGTGTACCAAGCAGCTTTGCTCGGAAGTATTTCAccaaaaacaaaggaaatgtCACCCTTTGTGTTACAGATGGTAGAACCTGGCCGGTTAAGTACTGCAATCGCACAAAATCTGGAGTCATATTCTGTCATGGGTGGAAGGCATTTGCCAAGGACAATAAGCTGGCTGTTGGTGACTTTTGTGTCTTTGAACTGATTAATGTTACTGAAATGTCATTGAAAGTTGTGTTTTTCCGCCTGAAGGATGTAGAGAGTCTCCTGTCATCAG AAGATATGGGAGGAGCCAATCAAGTTGAACCAAATAAAAGCCTGGTAGCTAAACCTCAATCTGATTGGAATAGCAGAGATGGAGCTGGAATTTCTAACCCTGATGATGAACATAAACCTGGAGAATTTGAGCATTCTGAATCAAGATTTGAAGTTGAACCCG ACAAGTTTGGGAAACCTGAGCTAAAAAATAGTTCTTCTGTGCTGGTGACTCGAGGTTCCAAAACTGAGAGCAAATTCATCTCAACACATCCATTCTTCAAAGTTGTTCTACGGTCATATTATCTCAACAGATGCTTCGTG TCCGTGCCGATGAGCTTCGTTGAGAGGTACTTTAAGCACAAAAGTCAGATTGTTATGCTTCAAGTTGCAGATAGATCATGGCCTGTGAAGTTGATCATCCGTTGGTCTCAAAGACAAGCTATATTATCTGCCGGCTGGGCAAGATTTGCAAGAGAAAATTCTCTGCAGGTGGGACATGTTTGTGCCTTTGAGATTGTCAAGAATGGCATGCTGAAAGTTTCAATTTCCAGAAGTGATCGCTAA
- the LOC18098379 gene encoding B3 domain-containing transcription factor VRN1 isoform X6, with translation MGEGDGKPLMFVAKPPHFFKVILEDSLREGKLMLPQKFVTRYGMDLTNLARLKVLGEAWEIELKRCDGKVWLQKGWKEFAEYYSVACGHFLVFEYERNCDFHVLIFDNSATEIDYPLKNNRSEVPGRGLLKECTKDRGKENNSVEILDHFSPSRRTRKKSPLPCPRPHKMVRTYSTYETGTCSKLSTSVEVPPTGTWSRGMKLESSKTKAKLRCSVRGLDEEDSIRGGRGMLMARGQRLSYAGALANMRSLTCYEKAKALCRTSAFKSENPFFKVAMSPSYVHTGYKLSVPSSFARKYFTKNKGNVTLCVTDGRTWPVKYCNRTKSGVIFCHGWKAFAKDNKLAVGDFCVFELINVTEMSLKVVFFRLKDVESLLSSEDMGGANQVEPNKSLVAKPQSDWNSRDGAGISNPDDEHKPGEFEHSESRFEVEPVRADELR, from the exons ATGGGTGAAGGTGATGGTAAACCCTTGATGTTTGTGGCAAAACCACCCCATTTTTTCAAGGTAATTCTCGAGGATTCTCTTCGTGAAGGAAAGCTG ATGCTTCCACAAAAGTTTGTGACGAGATATGGGATGGATCTCACAAATCTGGCACGCCTTAAGGTCCTTGGTGAGGCTTGGGAAATTGAGTTGAAAAGGTGTGATGGTAAAGTTTGGCTGCAAAAGGGTTGGAAGGAATTTGCAGAGTATTACTCTGTAGCCTGCGGCCACTTCCTTGTTTTTGAATATGAAAGAAATTGTGATTTCCATGTCCTCATATTTGACAATAGTGCCACAGAGATAGATTATCCACTTAAGAACAACCGCAGTGAGGTGCCTGGTCGTGGACTGCTCAAAGAGTGCACGAAGGATAGAGGGAAAGAAAATAACTCGGTTGAAATCCTGGATCACTTTTCACCATCGcgaagaacaagaaagaaatcaCCATTACCATGTCCTCGGCCTCACAAGATGGTGAGAACCTATTCAACTTATGAAACTGGGACCTGTTCAAAGCTAAGCACTTCGGTGGAGGTTCCGCCTACAGGCACTTGGTCTAGGGGGATGAAACTAGAGAGTTCCAAGACGAAGGCAAAGTTGCGTTGTTCTGTCAGGGGACTTGATG AGGAAGATTCCATCAGAGGTGGTCGAGGCATGTTAATGGCTAGGGGTCAAAGATTATCGTATGCTGGGGCTCTTGCAAATATGCGATCACTGACATGCTATGAAAAAGCTAAAGCTCTATGCAGAACTAGTGCTTTCAAATCTGAAAATCCCTTCTTCAAGGTTGCCATGAGCCCATCATATGTTCATACTGGATATAAATTG AGTGTACCAAGCAGCTTTGCTCGGAAGTATTTCAccaaaaacaaaggaaatgtCACCCTTTGTGTTACAGATGGTAGAACCTGGCCGGTTAAGTACTGCAATCGCACAAAATCTGGAGTCATATTCTGTCATGGGTGGAAGGCATTTGCCAAGGACAATAAGCTGGCTGTTGGTGACTTTTGTGTCTTTGAACTGATTAATGTTACTGAAATGTCATTGAAAGTTGTGTTTTTCCGCCTGAAGGATGTAGAGAGTCTCCTGTCATCAG AAGATATGGGAGGAGCCAATCAAGTTGAACCAAATAAAAGCCTGGTAGCTAAACCTCAATCTGATTGGAATAGCAGAGATGGAGCTGGAATTTCTAACCCTGATGATGAACATAAACCTGGAGAATTTGAGCATTCTGAATCAAGATTTGAAGTTGAACCCG TCCGTGCCGATGAGCTTCGTTGA
- the LOC18098379 gene encoding B3 domain-containing transcription factor VRN1 isoform X5, translating into MGEGDGKPLMFVAKPPHFFKVILEDSLREGKLMLPQKFVTRYGMDLTNLARLKVLGEAWEIELKRCDGKVWLQKGWKEFAEYYSVACGHFLVFEYERNCDFHVLIFDNSATEIDYPLKNNRSEVPGRGLLKECTKDRGKENNSVEILDHFSPSRRTRKKSPLPCPRPHKMVRTYSTYETGTCSKLSTSVEVPPTGTWSRGMKLESSKTKAKLRCSVRGLDEEDSIRGGRGMLMARGQRLSYAGALANMRSLTCYEKAKALCRTSAFKSENPFFKVAMSPSYVHTGYKLSVPSSFARKYFTKNKGNVTLCVTDGRTWPVKYCNRTKSGVIFCHGWKAFAKDNKLAVGDFCVFELINVTEMSLKVVFFRLKDVESLLSSEDMGGANQVEPNKSLVAKPQSDWNSRDGAGISNPDDEHKPGEFEHSESRFEVEPGSKTESKFISTHPFFKVVLRSYYLNRCFVSVPMSFVERYFKHKSQIVMLQVADRSWPVKLIIRWSQRQAILSAGWARFARENSLQVGHVCAFEIVKNGMLKVSISRSDR; encoded by the exons ATGGGTGAAGGTGATGGTAAACCCTTGATGTTTGTGGCAAAACCACCCCATTTTTTCAAGGTAATTCTCGAGGATTCTCTTCGTGAAGGAAAGCTG ATGCTTCCACAAAAGTTTGTGACGAGATATGGGATGGATCTCACAAATCTGGCACGCCTTAAGGTCCTTGGTGAGGCTTGGGAAATTGAGTTGAAAAGGTGTGATGGTAAAGTTTGGCTGCAAAAGGGTTGGAAGGAATTTGCAGAGTATTACTCTGTAGCCTGCGGCCACTTCCTTGTTTTTGAATATGAAAGAAATTGTGATTTCCATGTCCTCATATTTGACAATAGTGCCACAGAGATAGATTATCCACTTAAGAACAACCGCAGTGAGGTGCCTGGTCGTGGACTGCTCAAAGAGTGCACGAAGGATAGAGGGAAAGAAAATAACTCGGTTGAAATCCTGGATCACTTTTCACCATCGcgaagaacaagaaagaaatcaCCATTACCATGTCCTCGGCCTCACAAGATGGTGAGAACCTATTCAACTTATGAAACTGGGACCTGTTCAAAGCTAAGCACTTCGGTGGAGGTTCCGCCTACAGGCACTTGGTCTAGGGGGATGAAACTAGAGAGTTCCAAGACGAAGGCAAAGTTGCGTTGTTCTGTCAGGGGACTTGATG AGGAAGATTCCATCAGAGGTGGTCGAGGCATGTTAATGGCTAGGGGTCAAAGATTATCGTATGCTGGGGCTCTTGCAAATATGCGATCACTGACATGCTATGAAAAAGCTAAAGCTCTATGCAGAACTAGTGCTTTCAAATCTGAAAATCCCTTCTTCAAGGTTGCCATGAGCCCATCATATGTTCATACTGGATATAAATTG AGTGTACCAAGCAGCTTTGCTCGGAAGTATTTCAccaaaaacaaaggaaatgtCACCCTTTGTGTTACAGATGGTAGAACCTGGCCGGTTAAGTACTGCAATCGCACAAAATCTGGAGTCATATTCTGTCATGGGTGGAAGGCATTTGCCAAGGACAATAAGCTGGCTGTTGGTGACTTTTGTGTCTTTGAACTGATTAATGTTACTGAAATGTCATTGAAAGTTGTGTTTTTCCGCCTGAAGGATGTAGAGAGTCTCCTGTCATCAG AAGATATGGGAGGAGCCAATCAAGTTGAACCAAATAAAAGCCTGGTAGCTAAACCTCAATCTGATTGGAATAGCAGAGATGGAGCTGGAATTTCTAACCCTGATGATGAACATAAACCTGGAGAATTTGAGCATTCTGAATCAAGATTTGAAGTTGAACCCG GTTCCAAAACTGAGAGCAAATTCATCTCAACACATCCATTCTTCAAAGTTGTTCTACGGTCATATTATCTCAACAGATGCTTCGTG TCCGTGCCGATGAGCTTCGTTGAGAGGTACTTTAAGCACAAAAGTCAGATTGTTATGCTTCAAGTTGCAGATAGATCATGGCCTGTGAAGTTGATCATCCGTTGGTCTCAAAGACAAGCTATATTATCTGCCGGCTGGGCAAGATTTGCAAGAGAAAATTCTCTGCAGGTGGGACATGTTTGTGCCTTTGAGATTGTCAAGAATGGCATGCTGAAAGTTTCAATTTCCAGAAGTGATCGCTAA
- the LOC18098379 gene encoding B3 domain-containing transcription factor VRN1 isoform X2, whose translation MGEGDGKPLMFVAKPPHFFKVILEDSLREGKLMLPQKFVTRYGMDLTNLARLKVLGEAWEIELKRCDGKVWLQKGWKEFAEYYSVACGHFLVFEYERNCDFHVLIFDNSATEIDYPLKNNRSEVPGRGLLKECTKDRGKENNSVEILDHFSPSRRTRKKSPLPCPRPHKMVRTYSTYETGTCSKLSTSVEVPPTGTWSRGMKLESSKTKAKLRCSVRGLDEEDSIRGGRGMLMARGQRLSYAGALANMRSLTCYEKAKALCRTSAFKSENPFFKVAMSPSYVHTGYKLSVPSSFARKYFTKNKGNVTLCVTDGRTWPVKYCNRTKSGVIFCHGWKAFAKDNKLAVGDFCVFELINVTEMSLKVVFFRLKDVESLLSSDMGGANQVEPNKSLVAKPQSDWNSRDGAGISNPDDEHKPGEFEHSESRFEVEPDKFGKPELKNSSSVLVTRGSKTESKFISTHPFFKVVLRSYYLNRCFVSVPMSFVERYFKHKSQIVMLQVADRSWPVKLIIRWSQRQAILSAGWARFARENSLQVGHVCAFEIVKNGMLKVSISRSDR comes from the exons ATGGGTGAAGGTGATGGTAAACCCTTGATGTTTGTGGCAAAACCACCCCATTTTTTCAAGGTAATTCTCGAGGATTCTCTTCGTGAAGGAAAGCTG ATGCTTCCACAAAAGTTTGTGACGAGATATGGGATGGATCTCACAAATCTGGCACGCCTTAAGGTCCTTGGTGAGGCTTGGGAAATTGAGTTGAAAAGGTGTGATGGTAAAGTTTGGCTGCAAAAGGGTTGGAAGGAATTTGCAGAGTATTACTCTGTAGCCTGCGGCCACTTCCTTGTTTTTGAATATGAAAGAAATTGTGATTTCCATGTCCTCATATTTGACAATAGTGCCACAGAGATAGATTATCCACTTAAGAACAACCGCAGTGAGGTGCCTGGTCGTGGACTGCTCAAAGAGTGCACGAAGGATAGAGGGAAAGAAAATAACTCGGTTGAAATCCTGGATCACTTTTCACCATCGcgaagaacaagaaagaaatcaCCATTACCATGTCCTCGGCCTCACAAGATGGTGAGAACCTATTCAACTTATGAAACTGGGACCTGTTCAAAGCTAAGCACTTCGGTGGAGGTTCCGCCTACAGGCACTTGGTCTAGGGGGATGAAACTAGAGAGTTCCAAGACGAAGGCAAAGTTGCGTTGTTCTGTCAGGGGACTTGATG AGGAAGATTCCATCAGAGGTGGTCGAGGCATGTTAATGGCTAGGGGTCAAAGATTATCGTATGCTGGGGCTCTTGCAAATATGCGATCACTGACATGCTATGAAAAAGCTAAAGCTCTATGCAGAACTAGTGCTTTCAAATCTGAAAATCCCTTCTTCAAGGTTGCCATGAGCCCATCATATGTTCATACTGGATATAAATTG AGTGTACCAAGCAGCTTTGCTCGGAAGTATTTCAccaaaaacaaaggaaatgtCACCCTTTGTGTTACAGATGGTAGAACCTGGCCGGTTAAGTACTGCAATCGCACAAAATCTGGAGTCATATTCTGTCATGGGTGGAAGGCATTTGCCAAGGACAATAAGCTGGCTGTTGGTGACTTTTGTGTCTTTGAACTGATTAATGTTACTGAAATGTCATTGAAAGTTGTGTTTTTCCGCCTGAAGGATGTAGAGAGTCTCCTGTCATCAG ATATGGGAGGAGCCAATCAAGTTGAACCAAATAAAAGCCTGGTAGCTAAACCTCAATCTGATTGGAATAGCAGAGATGGAGCTGGAATTTCTAACCCTGATGATGAACATAAACCTGGAGAATTTGAGCATTCTGAATCAAGATTTGAAGTTGAACCCG ACAAGTTTGGGAAACCTGAGCTAAAAAATAGTTCTTCTGTGCTGGTGACTCGAGGTTCCAAAACTGAGAGCAAATTCATCTCAACACATCCATTCTTCAAAGTTGTTCTACGGTCATATTATCTCAACAGATGCTTCGTG TCCGTGCCGATGAGCTTCGTTGAGAGGTACTTTAAGCACAAAAGTCAGATTGTTATGCTTCAAGTTGCAGATAGATCATGGCCTGTGAAGTTGATCATCCGTTGGTCTCAAAGACAAGCTATATTATCTGCCGGCTGGGCAAGATTTGCAAGAGAAAATTCTCTGCAGGTGGGACATGTTTGTGCCTTTGAGATTGTCAAGAATGGCATGCTGAAAGTTTCAATTTCCAGAAGTGATCGCTAA